Proteins from one Halogeometricum sp. S1BR25-6 genomic window:
- a CDS encoding orc1/cdc6 family replication initiation protein, translated as MALFERDNDIYRDRDALREDYQPEQLVGRDEELRTYQAALQPVINGEQPNNIFLYGKTGVGKTAATKYLLAHLREDAAQYDDIDLSVTFLNCDGLTSSYQIATRLVNSLRSESNQISTTGYPLASVYEMLWDELDDRAGSVLVVLDEIDHVNDDSILYQLPRARANGNLEVAKIGLIGISNDFSFRDDLSPKVKSSLCEQEIHFPAYNAENLRAILQQRAEVAFHEGVLSEEVIPLCAAYGAKDAGDARQSIDLLMKAGDLARDEETDSIEESHVRRGRRALERGRIKEGINGLTEHGHLVLYALLTLDLEGETPIRSRDVRPRYTRFAELANRDPLVPRRMRDHLSELAMLGIVSVTERNEGRRGGTYREYALDMDVELILSAMADTVELVGVHDSINPYVDGDDEPTTLEDFHGA; from the coding sequence ATGGCGCTGTTCGAGCGGGACAACGACATCTACCGGGACCGGGACGCCCTGCGGGAGGATTATCAGCCCGAGCAGTTGGTCGGCCGCGACGAGGAACTCCGAACGTACCAAGCGGCGCTCCAACCCGTCATCAACGGCGAGCAACCGAACAACATCTTCCTCTACGGAAAGACGGGCGTGGGGAAGACGGCGGCGACGAAGTATCTCCTCGCGCACCTCCGGGAGGACGCCGCGCAGTACGACGACATCGACCTCTCGGTCACCTTTCTCAACTGCGACGGCCTCACCAGCTCCTACCAGATAGCCACCCGCCTCGTCAACAGCCTCCGCTCGGAGTCGAATCAGATATCCACGACGGGCTACCCGCTCGCCTCGGTTTACGAGATGCTCTGGGACGAACTCGACGACCGGGCGGGCAGCGTCCTCGTCGTCCTCGACGAGATAGACCACGTCAACGACGACAGCATCCTCTATCAACTCCCCCGCGCCCGCGCGAACGGTAACCTCGAAGTCGCCAAAATCGGTCTCATCGGCATCTCGAACGACTTCTCTTTCCGCGACGACCTCTCGCCGAAAGTCAAGAGTTCGCTGTGCGAACAGGAGATTCACTTCCCCGCCTACAACGCCGAAAACCTCCGCGCCATCCTCCAACAGCGCGCCGAAGTTGCCTTCCACGAGGGCGTCCTCTCAGAGGAGGTCATCCCGCTGTGCGCCGCCTACGGGGCGAAAGACGCCGGCGACGCTCGCCAGTCCATCGACCTCCTGATGAAGGCGGGCGACCTGGCGCGCGACGAGGAGACCGACTCCATCGAGGAGAGTCACGTCCGACGCGGACGTCGAGCGCTCGAACGCGGCCGTATCAAAGAGGGAATCAACGGACTCACCGAGCACGGCCACCTCGTTCTCTACGCGCTCCTCACCCTGGATCTGGAGGGAGAGACGCCCATCCGCTCGCGTGACGTCCGCCCTCGCTACACCCGCTTCGCCGAACTCGCCAACCGCGACCCTCTCGTCCCCCGTCGGATGCGAGACCACCTGAGCGAACTCGCCATGCTGGGCATCGTCTCCGTCACCGAACGAAACGAGGGGCGACGCGGCGGAACCTACCGGGAGTACGCGCTCGACATGGACGTCGAACTCATCCTCTCGGCGATGGCCGACACCGTCGAACTCGTCGGCGTCCACGACAGCATCAACCCCTACGTCGATGGCGACGACGAACCGACGACGCTCGAAGACTTCCACGGAGCGTAG